Proteins co-encoded in one Lentisphaera araneosa HTCC2155 genomic window:
- a CDS encoding zf-TFIIB domain-containing protein: MSDNFLSKQGYSNEDAYIQKKEAERRSERDQQRAAQQHEHEKEIHWMRCPKCGSQMEEQEMETVKIDICNSCGGMYFDKGEFEIAAKSLESHDMFDKIAGFLKF, from the coding sequence ATGTCTGATAACTTTCTCTCCAAACAAGGCTACAGCAACGAGGATGCCTACATCCAGAAAAAAGAAGCAGAACGTCGCTCTGAAAGAGATCAACAAAGAGCTGCTCAACAACATGAACATGAAAAAGAAATTCACTGGATGCGTTGCCCAAAATGTGGCAGCCAAATGGAAGAACAAGAAATGGAAACAGTCAAAATTGACATCTGCAACTCATGTGGTGGAATGTACTTCGACAAAGGTGAATTCGAAATTGCGGCCAAGTCACTCGAATCCCATGACATGTTTGATAAAATTGCTGGTTTCCTCAAATTCTAA
- a CDS encoding nitroreductase produces the protein MRHSVRAFTDRLVSKEQIEKAIDYARHAASSKNMQPWRIAICQGSILQTLSKELIEAVYSGQKPAAELGESKENPIPDLYMDRARQCGYSLFQHKGIERHDKVARMEHWCENYRFFGASTVIFFYYDLSLPQHCLIDMGIFLERLMHSLEQQGLASCPQASLSSFPDIVNKHIKMPQELSPLFGLSLGYEDKDAHVNQFCTEKLAPKEITNWFS, from the coding sequence ATGAGACACTCTGTCCGCGCATTCACTGATCGACTTGTCTCCAAAGAGCAAATAGAGAAAGCCATTGACTATGCGCGGCATGCAGCATCTTCAAAAAACATGCAACCTTGGCGAATCGCCATTTGCCAAGGATCTATACTACAAACTCTCTCAAAAGAACTCATCGAGGCAGTTTATTCCGGGCAAAAACCTGCTGCCGAATTAGGTGAAAGCAAAGAAAACCCCATCCCTGACCTCTATATGGATCGCGCTCGTCAATGTGGTTACTCCCTATTCCAACACAAAGGAATTGAACGCCACGACAAGGTCGCTCGCATGGAACACTGGTGCGAAAACTACCGTTTTTTTGGTGCCTCAACAGTGATCTTTTTTTACTACGACCTCTCACTCCCCCAGCACTGTTTGATTGACATGGGCATTTTCCTAGAGCGACTCATGCATAGCTTAGAACAACAAGGCCTCGCATCTTGTCCCCAAGCTTCGCTCTCTTCTTTCCCTGACATTGTCAACAAACACATTAAAATGCCACAAGAACTCAGTCCTCTTTTTGGACTTTCTTTAGGATATGAAGACAAAGACGCACACGTCAACCAATTCTGCACGGAAAAATTAGCTCCTAAGGAAATCACCAATTGGTTTAGTTAA